Proteins co-encoded in one Quercus robur chromosome 8, dhQueRobu3.1, whole genome shotgun sequence genomic window:
- the LOC126694518 gene encoding uncharacterized protein LOC126694518 produces MTLVVLGHAEGNRWVQERFQHSGETVHRHVTTVVKLLATVMAPDIIKPADRTFQDVPEHIQHSSQYWPHFKGCIGAIDGVHIPVIIPDEEQHPYYNRKGITTTNCMCACDFDMKFTFACVGWEGSAHDTRIFFSCLNNESDNFPKAPAGKYYLVDSGYPMRKEFLAPYKGERYHIPEFQPYEVLHHP; encoded by the exons ATGACATTGGTGGTACTTGGTCATGCCGAGGGTAATAGATGGGTACAAGAAAGATTTCAGCACTCGGGTGAGACAGTACATCGACACGTGACCACGGTAGTTAAATTGTTAGCCACTGTAATGGCACCAGACATTATCAAGCCTGCTGATCGTACATTTCAGGACGTGCCAGAACATATTCAGCATTCAAGTCAATATTGGCCACACTTTAAG GGTTGCATTGGTGCGATTGATGGGGTCCACATCCCCGTGATCATACCAGATGAGGAGCAACACCCGTACTATAACAGGAAGGGGATCACCACAACAAATTGCATGTGTGCGTGTGACTTTGACATGAAGTTCACATTCGCATGTGTAGGGTGGGAAGGGTCAGCGCATGACACGAGGATTTTTTTTAGCTGTCTCAATAATGAGAGCGACAACTTTCCAAAAGCTCCAGCTG GAAAGTATTATCTTGTTGATTCAGGGTACCCTATGAGGAAAGAGTTCCTTGCACCATATAAGGGGGAGAGGTACCACATCCCCGAATTTCAGCCTTATGAAGTGCTGCATCATCCATAG